AGAGGAAGACTATGAATatgatgaagaggaggacCAGGGATTCTACATCAAGGCTGCTTTGAAACCTCCCAATTCTCACCCAGTGTCCTGCTACGATTTATACAATCAAATCCAAGAAGGTGGGCTTTCTTCATACTATCTGCTCGCCAACACGCAATGGACACGAACGTACTGACGTGGATGTAACCAATAGGTGTTATATCATGTGAGTATACTTATGTTCATACCCAACATCAGTTATAATGTGTGTTTTCTCCCAGTGGATGCGGATTACCAACGCGACGTTGTTTGGAACGACGCGAAACAGAGCAATCTCATTGATAGTGTATACAGGGACTACTGTAAGTACTTGGTTCAGCTGAGTTTATGGTGGCTCTGAGGCTTTTCCACTAGTCATACCTCCTGTTTTGTTCGCAAAACGCATAGGAGACGATGGCGAAGAAATCAAGGTAGCTCATCAAATGTATCTGCGATAGAGAACTAACTGTCCGATAGGTTTGTATAGACGGCAAACAACGTCTCACCAGTATCCACCGGTTCATGGATGGGTAAGTGGGTTGCTACCTGGAACAAAATGGCGACCTGACATATATGTCTCCTTGCCAGTTATATACCCCGTAAGTCTCAGCATTATTGCCGAGTCGATCTGTACTTACGCGTTTACAGTCAAAGTTGAGTACGTACCAAAAGTCAAGCCACTGGTTGAATCATTTCTCACCGTGGGCTAGCGGAAAGAGCTGGTTTTACCAAACACGGGGGAACAAAGCTGCCAAGAAAGTGATTCCCAACGGTTGGAAGAAACAGTTTGCCTCGAAGCAACTCATTGTCGGTAAGTTGTTCCTCTACTCCCAATCATGCATAACTAACCGACATCGACTGCCATAGTCGAGTTTGCGGATCTCTCGGACGCAACAGTATGAACTTTACATCGTCACACAATAATTGCAACACTCACGTGGCGCTGTAGGAGCGTGATATTTTCCAACGCGTCCAGCTGGGAATGGCGCTAAATGAGGCCGAGAAGCAGAAAGCCATCTCATCGCCTACAGTTACTTGGATACGTACCATGGTCACACAGTACTTTGAAGGTATACCTATACCCATTTACTTATTGCCAATGCGGTAGGATTAACCTATAAATCATAGGAGACGACGGTATCCCTCAATTCATGAAAATGAACATGAGGCGTTCCAAAGATTTTCAATGTGTAGCACGTGAGTCGCTTGCTTTGGGTGCTATGTATTTGGATCTCACAAGATATTAGAATATGTCTATATGGCCAGCGCGTTGCCGGCTTTCGATTCTCCCGGGACTGTTAAGCTTACGAGGTTCTTGGGTCAACAAGACGAAAGAAGcgatgcattcaaaaagcCTGTAGAACGGGCGATTCGAGATTTGCATAAACTTGTGGTAAGCAAATAACTCGAGTCTGCTGATTACATTTCACTAAAAACCACTCTAAAGCAAGATGAAACCAACCTCAAGCTGACCGGGGCTGCCGCAGTAGCACCAGTGAGTATCTTTAACCTACAACGAGACATCCACTTATTAAAATTCATAGATTGAACTTGTTCACATATGTGGGTCTGTCACCAAACTAAAGTTGAGGGATATTAAGATCCTTTGTTCTTAGGCCTGGTTTGTCTTTTGCTCAAGGGCAGATCCCTTCGCACCATGGCCGGTGCGATTGGTAAGATGCGGACTGTCATCAGAGGGAAACATATTGATGTCCGGGCTAACACTGTAAGTACACCACGTGTATGTCTATTGCGGTTGCTGACCATTTGGGGTGTATAAGCGTGTTGCTAAATCCTTCGCCGAGCACCTTGAAACCCTTCAGGCGCCCGGTATTTCTGGCCCCGAAACAGATTGGCAAATTGATACCTCAGCCGCTCGAGCGGCTAAAAAACGCAAggctgatgatgatgatgatacgGACATGGCGTTCACGAGCGATGATGGTTTCCCAAATGGAAGCGCCAGTAAAGGCAAAGCAAAACTCAAGCCCCGTCCGAGTGCTAAAAGCAGAGTTTGAGCGTGTCTTGCGTCTTTTTTGTCCTTTCTTGACGGACTACTGCTGTCGTTATTTGAGTTGTTATACATACAGGCTAATGGATCGTGTGGACCCGTATTGCTTTGTCATGATCGCTGTTTGGGTCTAATGATATCATAGCGCTGTGATCGGTAATCCAATACTTTTTTGTCGACTTTGCCCGAACCGAGTTCTCCCACCGTCCTTCGTCTGAGACCTGAGACTATACTTACTTGCCATGTTTGCGGCTCGGAATGTTCTTCGTGTACCACTTCGCTCTCCTACTCTGCGAAGGCCCATTCATTCCGGTGTCCGAGGAGACTGGAATCGCTCATTAGCTGGTACTATTGGGTTCGTTGCGGCTACAACAGCAGGTGCAATTGGCACCTATGTCTCCTATAAATCTGGTGGAAACACAAAAGAAACCCTTGGCGAAAAGTGTAAGTGCTCTTGCCCGCAGTCAGCCAACAAATGAGTTGACGCATGAGTAGATCCCGAGGTGCGACGCCCTCCTCCTACCAAATCGGCGTCCGAATCGAACAGTAAACCATCTGCTTCAAAAGCCGAGAACACTTCGGTAGACAATCAAGCCTCGGTCAAATCCTCACCTTCCGAACCAGGATAATTGAACCTTCTGGCGACGCACCTACCCCCCAAAAAGATGGAGAGAACGTCCCAGAAGGGGGAATGGACGGTCTTGAAGCCGATGCTGCGAACCAAGGAGCGTTCAACCCCGAGACGGGT
The window above is part of the Rhizoctonia solani chromosome 7, complete sequence genome. Proteins encoded here:
- a CDS encoding mitochondrial intermembrane space import and assembly protein — its product is MPKGKITKPQDDPEFDELEESEEDYEYDEEEDQGFYIKAALKPPNSHPVSCYDLYNQIQEGVISLDADYQRDVVWNDAKQSNLIDSVYRDYFIPPVLFAKRIGDDGEEIKVCIDGKQRLTSIHRFMDGYIPLKVDGKSWFYQTRGNKAAKKVIPNGWKKQFASKQLIVVEFADLSDATERDIFQRVQLGMALNEAEKQKAISSPTVTWIRTMVTQYFEGDDGIPQFMKMNMRRSKDFQCVAQYVYMASALPAFDSPGTVKLTRFLGQQDERSDAFKKPVERAIRDLHKLVQDETNLKLTGAAAVAPIELVHICLVCLLLKGRSLRTMAGAIGKMRTVIRGKHIDVRANTRVAKSFAEHLETLQAPGISGPETDWQIDTSAARAAKKRKADDDDDTDMAFTSDDGFPNGSASKGKAKLKPRPSAKSRV
- a CDS encoding mitochondrial intermembrane space import and assembly protein, whose amino-acid sequence is MFAARNVLRVPLRSPTLRRPIHSGVRGDWNRSLAGTIGFVAATTAGAIGTYVSYKSGGNTKETLGEKYPEVRRPPPTKSAQSSLGQILTFRTRIIEPSGDAPTPQKDGENVPEGGMDGLEADAANQGAFNPETGEINWDCPCLGGMAHGPCGPEFREAFSCFVYSKEDPKGVDCVEKFKAMQDCFREHPDVYGEELEDDDEAPDATKEPKTEGGDESPVAGDEKNTKSVAGEDAPAPPNPAPESRTRAPTANVAHGETPTKSSAKH